GCTCGTTGAGAATTTCCTCCGGAGATGAGTCTGCGATAGGCAATGCATCATCCACTCCAATATCCGCTTCTGGTAATGAAAGTGACAGAAACTGAACTAAGTCGCCCTCGAATGATTCTTCTCCAATCTCTACTTCTACTTTTTTTGCGTGTTCTGTCATCCATGCATTGATCCTGATATCTCGATCAAGGACATCCTCCTCGATTTCGTATTTCTCAAGATTGACAATCCTGAACTCATTTGGAAGCGAGTTCTTCGGCACATAGGCAGGATGGGCATCAAATTCTGCTTCGCCATCCATAATGAAGTCACTTAGCTCTGAACATCCGGCGAGTCCACCAGTAATTCCTACACCAGCTGCGCCAAGGACCGTTCGTCTCTGCACCATACAAATTCTAATCTCTCTGTATGCCTAAAATTAACCATATAGTCGTAATTTAGCAAGTTACGAGCAAAGTAACAGTATACTGAAAAGGACAAGTTGGCTGCGCTGAGAATATATTTGTATAATACTTTTATCCAACAGTCTTTGTAGTTTGTCTACAGAGAAAGCAGGCCGAGTGCTTGGAGTCGTCTGAAAAAATCGAAGATTTCTCTTCCGACTTGCCGCCGAAGATGAATGTTGACATGATATTACATAGATCTATGTATTTGATCCATAATACAAAGACAACAGCCAAGAGAAAATGTCCAAAGTTTGGAATGAAGACCCTATTTCGTTCGCTGGTCGTTAGTTTGGAACCGCGACTCTTCTCAACACCGTCCATTAGGCGTGGGGTGGGAGTTATCGTGTCGTGGTGGGGCGTCAGTCTCTCATGGATCCTTCGTTCGGGTGTGAATTCCAGTTAACTCCTCATGGAGAGTGAAATACCCCACTACTCACTCGCGGCTCCCGCCGCTCGTTCCTCGCGGGTGGGGCTTCCTGTGTCAAAGACGGTACTTGCAGGAATCACATCTTTAGAGACCTAGAGAGTGTCCTCGCAGCGGTGCCAGTCTCAGCAGGCGTTGATTCGGCTATGTCCTACTCGCTCCTTGAGGACGGGTACGTAGCCTGTAGAAGTTAAGTCCACCTGCGGACGCGGTGCAGCCCTAAGACGGTGAAGCCTTGTGGTTGACTCCTGAGTACTTCACAAAGACGAATTGCTCCGAAACTTAATCCTAGAGTAGTCCGCGGAGAAGACTAAAACCTGTAATTTTTGCTGTGTGAGTTTTTATTGCTTTTGTAGATGATTTCTGAGGGCTGCCGGCAGTGTGCAAAAGGTGGAAAACTGGTTCTGTTTGTTTCAGGGACCTGTGAGCGACGGGACTGTTTTTACTGTCCGCTTAGTGAAACCCGGAAAGATACTGATACTGTATATGCAAACGAGCGGCCTGTTTCACACGATGCTGATGTCATCGAAGAGGCAGAAAAAATGGATGCTCTTGGTAGCTCGATTACTGGTGGTGAACCACTTGAGGTCCTCGACCGTACCTGTCATTATATTGACCTACTAAAAACAGAGTTTGGTGGGGACCATCATATCCATCTATATACTGCGGTTCCAGGCGATAAAGACACTTTCAAGCGACTTTCTAGTGCAGGTCTCGATGAGATTCGCTTTCATCCACCGTATGCCATGTGGGGGAATCTACATGGAACAGAGTGGGAGCAGCGGCTATATGATGCTCGTGATGCTGGCCTTGATCCCGCATTTGAAATCCCTGGTATCAGACCCGAACAAGAGTTTATTGAGTTTATTGAGGAGGGGGCGGCCGATTTCTGTAATATCAATGAGTTCGAGATGACTGAAGGAAATCATGAGCGAATGCGCTCAGCTGGATTTGAACGTGATCTTGATCACATTAGTGCTGTCAACAGTCCAACAGAAAAAATCCTTGAAGAGATGGGATCACACGAGAAGGTTTACTTTTGCACAGCTCAGTTCAAAGACGCCGCACAACATCGTGAGCGCCTCAAGCGCACAGCTGAAAATGTCCGCCGTCCGTTCGATGAAATTACCGATGATGGAACTCTAGTGTATGGAGTGACCTCCGTTGATCCGGACCAATTTGATGATCTTGGCGTTCCTGATGAATACTATTCTATTAAATCTGACCACATTGAGCTGGCATGGTGGTTGCTTGAAGAAATGATAGAGAATGGCGATATTGCATCTGGAGAAGTAATCGAACAATACCCGACCATAGATCAAACAATTGTTGAGCGAACTCCTCTTGCTCAATAGTATTCCTGTAGCCTTGTATCATAAGCCCCGTAGTGCTGCGTATGTGTTCCTGTGAGTTCCCTTTGTCAGAAGCAGAATCTTAGTGCCTCTTCTGCAGAAATCTTCTTGTCTGGTTCACTTCACTGTGTTTCTCCGATATGTTTATTACTATGTGCAGATTTGTACATTATAACACGAGATAGTACACTGGTGTCCTAACATGCAGGATTATATTAAACACGTAACTGAAGGTAACGACTTATCACAGGAACAAGCCAGGCAAGTGGTTGCAAATATTTTTGAAGAGGCCACTGATGCACAGATTGGTGCTCTGCTGTCTGCTCTCCGCGCTAAAGGTGAAACTGAAGCTGAAATTGCAGGATTTGCAGAGGGTATGCGCGAAGCGGCCCGCACAATCGCTCCTAATCAAAATATCCTCGTTGATACATGCGGAACAGGTGGGGACGATTATGATACAATTAACGTATCAACAACAAGTGCGATTGTTGCATCGGCGGCTGGTGTGCCAGTTGCTAAACACGGAAATTACTCTGTTTCCTCCTCCTCTGGGAGCGCAGACGTACTTGAGGAGGTAGGAGTTACCGTTGATGCTGAACCACCAGCGGTTCAAAAATCAATTGAGTCTAATGGAATCGGATTCATGCTTGCCCCGGTATTTCATCCGGCAATGAAAGCTGTCATTGGTCCCCGCAAAGAGCTTGGAATGCGTACTATATTTAATATCCTAGGTCCTCTTACCAATCCTGCTGGGGCTGATGCACAAATTGTTGGGGTATACGATGCAGAACTGGTCCCATTGATCGCCCGAGCACTCGCCCGAATGGATGTTGAACGGGCATTAGTTGTCCATGGATCTGGCCTTGATGAAATTGCTGTTCATGATCATACAACTGTCGCTGAAGTCTCTGGTGAAGATATTTCAGAGTATACAATTACACCGGCTGACTTAGGTCTTGCACAGCACTCCATTGAGGATATTGCTGGCGGGTCTCCAGAAGAAAATGCGGCAGATTTAGAAGGAATTGTTACCGGCGATATCCGCGGTGCAAAGCGTGATATTATCTTAGCGAACGCCGGAGCTGCTCTCTATGTTGCTGATGCCGTTGAAAGCCTTGAAGATGGTGTTAAAGAAGCGGCAACCGCAATCGACTCAGGAGCAGCTGAAATGAAACTCAATGCACTCCGGGAGGCAGTATGACCGACTCACAAGTCCCTCGTGTGAAAATATGTGGCCACACCCGTTCTCAGGATATCTATACCAGCGCCCATGCCGGTGCTGATGCAATCGGTATCATTACTGATGTTCCTGTCGACACTCCTCGCGAAGTCTCAATAGATCAAGCGACACAGTTGATTGAGTGTGTCCCACCAATGGTAACGAGCGTTTGTGTTACAATGCCTGAGTCAGTCGAACAAGCACAAAACATCGCAGATCAAACTGATCCAGATATCCTCCAGATCCATACGAGCCTGTCCCCTTCCGATATTGCTAAACTGTCTGACAGTGTTGATTCATCGATTATGGTTGCTGTTGATGCTGAGGATGTGGATATGATCAAGTCTGTCGCTCCTGTTTCTGATCTGGTACTGGTTGATTCGACTAGTGACTCTGGTGGTGGTGGCACCGGACGAACCCATGACTGGTCTCAAACCCGGGAGATCATCCAGGATATTTTGACCCCTGTTATCCTTGCTGGGGGATTAACTCCAGAAAATGTAGCAGACGCTATTCAAACAGCGCAGCCATACGGTGTTGATGTTGCAAGTGGTGTCGAGTCTCGTGGAGGTATTAAAGACAAGCAGAACGTTACAGATTTCATCTCAGCTGCCTATCAACGGAGGGTTCCCGTATGACTATCCTGTCAATGAATCGATCAGAATTTTGTGAGCGTGTTGCTGATGACTCAGCCACGGTCATTCGTGTTACTACTCAGATCGATCCTGACGTTACGCCGATTGCCGCATACGCGGCTTTGACCGGCCGGACTGTTGATGCGGATCAATGCGATCACGCATATATCCTTGAAAGTGCTGAGAAAACTGCATCCAGTGATCCTGATGGAGCATTTCGTCCCTCATCCGAAGCTACGGATCGACACGCTAGATATTCCTTTGTGGGATATGATCCGGTGGCTACCATCTCTGTTACTGAGGATGCGGCCGATGTCCAAATCACGGGCGATGATCGGTACCAATCGCTTGTATCAACCAATGGAGGAGATGTGGTTGATACACTTCGCTCAGCGTTGCCGGATGCTGAATTGGTCGGATTTAACGGTGCTGATCGACAGCGACTCGACGGTGGACTCGTCGGGTTTCTGGCATACGACGCTGTGTATAATCTTCATTTAGATGAAGTCGGTATCGATCGGCCTGAATCACCAGTTCCTGATGCCCAATATCTTCTGATGACAAAGACATTGGCTTTCGACGAGCTCAACGATACCGTTGAACTGGTCTTTACCCCCGTACTTCGACCTGAAGACGACCCGGCCGAGATTTATGACCAACTCCTTAACGAGGCCCAACGAGTTAATCAGCTATTGTCTGACGCAGCTTCTCCTGATCCTAACGGATTTTATCGCACGGGGGAGTCAGCAGGATCAAAAGACCAGTACGAACAGGCGGTTGAAGAAACAAAGGAACACATTCTTAGTGGTGATATATATCAGGGCGTTATTTCCAGAACCAGAGAATTATATGGCGAGATAGATCCACTTGGTCTGTATCTCGCACTCCGCGATATTAACCCTTCTCCGTATATGTACCTTCTAAATTACGAGGATCGCCAAATCGTTGGAGCAAGCCCTGAAACCTTGGTCTCGGTCCGAAATGAGGAGGTGATGGTGAACCCAATTGCCGGCACATGTCCACGAGGATCGAGTCCAGTTGAAGATCGCCGCCTTGCCGGTGAAATGCTCGCAGATGGGAAGGAACGAGCAGAACACACAATGCTCGTTGACCTAGCACGAAACGATGTTCGACGAGTTGCCGAACCTGGGTCTGTTCGTGTAGAGGAGTTCATGAGTGTGTTAAAATATAGCCACGTGCAGCATATTGAGTCAACAGTTACAGGCACCCTCCGCTCTGACTGCGATGCTTTTGATGCAATGCGTGCTACGTTCCCAGCTGGGACTCTTTCTGGTGCCCCAAAAATCCGCGCAATGGAGATAATCAGTGACTTAGAAGAGACTCCACGTGGCGTATATGGCGGTGGAGTCGGGTACTTCTCTTGGACTGGTGACGCTGACTCTGCTATTGTCATTCGGACGGCAGCAATTGATGATCTCGGTGATAAACAGCGAGTCGCTGTCCGTG
This portion of the Salinarchaeum sp. IM2453 genome encodes:
- a CDS encoding DUF6517 family protein, whose protein sequence is MVQRRTVLGAAGVGITGGLAGCSELSDFIMDGEAEFDAHPAYVPKNSLPNEFRIVNLEKYEIEEDVLDRDIRINAWMTEHAKKVEVEIGEESFEGDLVQFLSLSLPEADIGVDDALPIADSSPEEILNELEERYEDASKYGYDYEKVDEDKKEVLGQTVTVGRFRLDPDWDDVIDEDPEDVFGVEDPDVVLLLSETVNNEGDHVLGAGAYPSVDEEEHREIYEELNVANLESEIESMFEKVEHPVNQEEIENEIEG
- a CDS encoding radical SAM protein, whose protein sequence is MISEGCRQCAKGGKLVLFVSGTCERRDCFYCPLSETRKDTDTVYANERPVSHDADVIEEAEKMDALGSSITGGEPLEVLDRTCHYIDLLKTEFGGDHHIHLYTAVPGDKDTFKRLSSAGLDEIRFHPPYAMWGNLHGTEWEQRLYDARDAGLDPAFEIPGIRPEQEFIEFIEEGAADFCNINEFEMTEGNHERMRSAGFERDLDHISAVNSPTEKILEEMGSHEKVYFCTAQFKDAAQHRERLKRTAENVRRPFDEITDDGTLVYGVTSVDPDQFDDLGVPDEYYSIKSDHIELAWWLLEEMIENGDIASGEVIEQYPTIDQTIVERTPLAQ
- the trpD gene encoding anthranilate phosphoribosyltransferase, translating into MQDYIKHVTEGNDLSQEQARQVVANIFEEATDAQIGALLSALRAKGETEAEIAGFAEGMREAARTIAPNQNILVDTCGTGGDDYDTINVSTTSAIVASAAGVPVAKHGNYSVSSSSGSADVLEEVGVTVDAEPPAVQKSIESNGIGFMLAPVFHPAMKAVIGPRKELGMRTIFNILGPLTNPAGADAQIVGVYDAELVPLIARALARMDVERALVVHGSGLDEIAVHDHTTVAEVSGEDISEYTITPADLGLAQHSIEDIAGGSPEENAADLEGIVTGDIRGAKRDIILANAGAALYVADAVESLEDGVKEAATAIDSGAAEMKLNALREAV
- a CDS encoding phosphoribosylanthranilate isomerase; amino-acid sequence: MTDSQVPRVKICGHTRSQDIYTSAHAGADAIGIITDVPVDTPREVSIDQATQLIECVPPMVTSVCVTMPESVEQAQNIADQTDPDILQIHTSLSPSDIAKLSDSVDSSIMVAVDAEDVDMIKSVAPVSDLVLVDSTSDSGGGGTGRTHDWSQTREIIQDILTPVILAGGLTPENVADAIQTAQPYGVDVASGVESRGGIKDKQNVTDFISAAYQRRVPV
- the trpE gene encoding anthranilate synthase component I, encoding MTILSMNRSEFCERVADDSATVIRVTTQIDPDVTPIAAYAALTGRTVDADQCDHAYILESAEKTASSDPDGAFRPSSEATDRHARYSFVGYDPVATISVTEDAADVQITGDDRYQSLVSTNGGDVVDTLRSALPDAELVGFNGADRQRLDGGLVGFLAYDAVYNLHLDEVGIDRPESPVPDAQYLLMTKTLAFDELNDTVELVFTPVLRPEDDPAEIYDQLLNEAQRVNQLLSDAASPDPNGFYRTGESAGSKDQYEQAVEETKEHILSGDIYQGVISRTRELYGEIDPLGLYLALRDINPSPYMYLLNYEDRQIVGASPETLVSVRNEEVMVNPIAGTCPRGSSPVEDRRLAGEMLADGKERAEHTMLVDLARNDVRRVAEPGSVRVEEFMSVLKYSHVQHIESTVTGTLRSDCDAFDAMRATFPAGTLSGAPKIRAMEIISDLEETPRGVYGGGVGYFSWTGDADSAIVIRTAAIDDLGDKQRVAVRAGAGIVADSDPEAEYDETEKKMDGVLAAIEKIEHSTEEVIQ